The Megalobrama amblycephala isolate DHTTF-2021 linkage group LG7, ASM1881202v1, whole genome shotgun sequence genome window below encodes:
- the LOC125271697 gene encoding B-cell receptor CD22-like → MSCTYRYPQQYPLTETFWIKKPDEKIKSLKEYQEYKDRAEYIEDRQNKTAVLRLHNVTEDDEKEYCFRLVTATEGQRWFGQPGIQLKVSALQVQAPQQVLEKQTVNLTCRTTCDLTDRFIWYKNGQALNFHRDILQLQSVRSDSGSYSCAVRGQEHLPSPAVSLSVMYSPQNTSVSIISPSGEIVSGDSVTLNCSSDSNPPALNFSWFKEDETSAVGSGQSFSISSFSSSFSGRFYCEAQNKYGSQRSASVSLTVKEVGRLGILYISIGVICGAAVIIMLLLIWRSRRMKKRNDTMESEMNHSSPHHDRRKACDVELSEPVYENVKNDRKNQ, encoded by the exons ATGTCATGCACATACAGATACCCTCAGCAGTATCCACTGACAGAAACCTTTTGGATCAAGAAACCAGATGAAAAgattaaaagtttaaaagaataTCAGGAGTATAAAGACAGGGCTGAATACATTGAagacagacaaaacaaaacGGCTGTTCTCAGACTGCACAACGTCACTGAAGATGATGAGAAAGAGTATTGTTTCAGATTAGTAACTGCAACTGAAGGACAAAGATGGTTTGGTCAACCAGGAATTCAACTTAAAGTTTCTG CCCTTCAGGTTCAGGCTCCACAGCAGGTGCTGGAGAAACAAACGGTCAATCTGACATGTAGAACTACCTGCGATCTGACAGACAGATTCATCTGGTACAAAAATGGACAGGCTTTAAACTTCCACAGAGATATCCTGCAGCTTCAGTCAGTCCGCAGTGATTCTGGCAGTTACAGCTGTGCCGTCAGAGGACAAGAACATCTGCCCTCTCCTGCTGTCAGCCTCAGCGTCATGT ATTCCCCCCAAAATACATCAGTGTCCATCATCAGTCCgtctggtgaaatagtgtcaggagattcagtgactctgaactgcagcagtgattcaaaccctcctgctctgaacttcagctggtttaaggaGGATGAAACCTCAGCTGTTGGatctggacagagtttcagcATCTCCAGCTTTAGCTCCAGTTTCAGTGGACGCTTCTACTGTGAGGCTCAGAATAAATATGGATCTCAGAGATCAGCGTCTGTTTCTCTCACTGTTAAAG aggTAGGACGTCTGGGGATATTATACATATCCATTGGAGTGATCTGTGGAGCTGCAGTGATCATCATGCTGTTGCTGATTTG GAGAAGCAGGAGGATGAAAAAGAGAAACGACACAATGGAGTCTGAG ATGAATCATTCCAGCCCTCATCATGACAGACGTAAAGCTTGTGATGTTGAGTTGAGTGAACCGGTGTATGAGAATGTAAAG aatGACAGGAAGAATCAATAG
- the LOC125271687 gene encoding B-cell receptor CD22-like isoform X4: MVSSLIKSLPLIVVIMTAGVDGQQDWGVNYSHSNVCALKGSRVKISCTLTYPYGYEIRTAFWTKPAVTDGESPDLINDPGKTGRVQYHWEYKDTYSITLTDVTEADKHVYYCRFTTNIDGGKWTGIPGVQLDVTDLQVETQQRVKEGDSVTLTCKSSCSLTEQTTFIWYRSREILTDQTVNQLHLQSVKHSDDGNYRCAVRGHDYLRSPPVYLKVYSVDGQQDWGVNYSPSYVCALKGSTVKISCTLKYPNNHKLIKAFWTKPAGKSPDVCSDQEKRGRVWCHSEYEHTHSITLTNVREADKHVYYCRFTDDQNKRWAVIHGARLDVTDLQVETQQRVKEGDSVTLTCKSSCSLTEQTTFIWSRNTQRFTKGIEKENQLHLQSVSSSDEGNYQCEIRGNNDHLISPAVHLDVEYPPKSVSVSISPSGEIVSGDSVTLNCSSDSNPPAEISWFKEGKSVGSGRIFSISNISSDHSGEYKCRSRNKHGEENSDTVMLNVTYPPKSVSVSISPSGEIVSGDSVTLNCSSDSNPPALNFSWFKEGKSVGSGRIFSISNISSDHSGEYKCRSRNKHGEKNSDTVMLNVMYPPKSVSVSISPSGEIVSGDSVTLNCSSDSNPPALNFSWFKEDETSAVGSGQSFSISSFNSSFSGRFYCEAQNKYGSQRSASVSLTVKGIFYKQTLFQVHLSHV, translated from the exons ATGGTGTCGTCTCTCATAAAGTCTCTTCCTCTGATCGTAGTGATCATGACTGCGG GGGTTGATGGTCAGCAGGATTGGGGAGTGAATTACagccattcaaatgtttgtgcATTAAAGGGATCAAGAGTGAAAATATCCTGTACTTTAACATATCCTTATGGCTATGAGATCAGAACAGCCTTCTGGACCAAACCTGCTGTAACTGATGGAGAATCACCTGATCTGATAAATGATCCAGGAAAAACAGGAAGAGTTCAGTATCACTGGGAATATAAAGACACTTACAGCATCACTTTGACGGATGTAACAGAAGCTGATAAACACGTCTACTACTGCAGATTTACTACAAACATTGATGGTGGAAAATGGACGGGGATTCCTGGAGTTCAGCTTGACGTCACAG ACCTGCAGGTGGAGACACAGCAGAGAGTGAaagagggagattcagtcactctgacATGTAAAAGCAGCTGCTCTCTGACTGAACAAACAACATTCATCTGGTACAGAAGCAGAGAGATATTAACTGATCAAACAGTGAATCAGCTTCATCTGCAGTCAGTCAAACATTCTGATGACGGAAACTACAGATGTGCTGTAAGAGGACATGATTATCTTCGCTCTCCACCTGTTTATCTTAAAGTTTATT CGGTTGATGGTCAGCAGGATTGGGGAGTGAATTACAGCCCTTCATATGTTTGTGCATTAAAGGGATCAACAGTGAAAATATCCTGTACTTTAAAATATCCTAATAATCATAAGCTCATAAAAGCTTTCTGGACCAAACCTGCTGGAAAATCACCTGATGTGTGTTCAGATCAGGAGAAGAGAGGAAGAGTTTGGTGTCACAGTGAATATGAACACACTCACAGCATCACTTTGACGAATGTAAGAGAAGCTGATAAACACGTCTATTACTGCAGATTTACAGATGATCAGAATAAAAGATGGGCAGTTATTCATGGAGCTCGTCTTGATGTCACAG ACCTGCAGGTGGAGACACAGCAGAGAGTGAaagagggagattcagtcactctgacATGTAAAAGCAGCTGCTCTCTGACTGAACAAACAACATTCATCTGGTCCAGAAACACACAGAGATTCACTAAAGGAATTGAGAAAGAGAATCAGCTTCATCTGCAGTCAGTCAGTAGTTCTGATGAAGGAAACTATCAGTGTGAAATAAGAGGAAATAATGATCATCTGATCTCTCCTGCTGTTCATCTTGATGTTGAAT ATCCTCCAAAGAGCGTCTCAGTGTCCATCAGTCCgtctggtgaaatagtgtcaggagattcagtgactctgaactgcagcagtgattcaaaccctcctgcagaAATCAGCTGGTTTAAGGAAGGAAAGTCtgtaggatctggaagaatctTCAGCATCTCAAACATCAGCTCTGATCACAGTGGAGAATACAAGTGCAGATCCAGAAATAAACATGGAGAGGAAAACTCTGATACTGTGATGCTGAATGTCACGT ATCCTCCAAAGAGCGTCTCAGTGTCCATCAGTCCgtctggtgaaatagtgtcaggagattcagtgactctgaactgcagcagtgattcaaaccctcctgctctgaacttcagctggtttaaggaAGGAAAGTCtgtaggatctggaagaatctTCAGCATCTCAAACATCAGCTCTGATCACAGTGGAGAATACAAGTGCAGATCCAGAAATAAACATGGAGAGAAAAACTCTGATACTGTGATGCTGAATGTCATGT aTCCTCCAAAGAGCGTGTCAGTGTCCATCAGTCCgtctggtgaaatagtgtcaggagattcagtgactctgaactgcagcagtgattcaaaccctcctgctctgaacttcagctggtttaaggaGGATGAAACCTCAGCTGTTGGatctggacagagtttcagcATCTCCAGCTTTAACTCCAGTTTCAGTGGACGCTTCTACTGTGAGGCTCAGAATAAATATGGATCTCAGAGATCAGCGTCTGTTTCTCTCACTGTTAAAGGTATTTTCTATAAACAGACACTCTTTCAGGTTCATCTGTCTCACGTATGA